A section of the Sphingomonas sp. LT1P40 genome encodes:
- the thiC gene encoding phosphomethylpyrimidine synthase ThiC, translated as MADIPARTELKVTTGPIRGSRKVHVGPLNVAMREIDLEPSSGEPPLRVYDPSGPYTDTNARIDIMAGLPELRRDWIRARGDVEEVAQRELRPEDNGQLGPDRSGGVQPFPRVRKTVLRAKPGANVSQMYYARRGIITPEMEYVATRENLGRERLSSYIRDGESFGASIPDYVTPEFVRDEVARGRAIIPNNINHPESEPMAIGRNFLVKINANIGNSAVASDVASEVDKLVWSIRWGADTVMDLSTGRNIHDTREWILRNSPVPIGTVPIYQALEKVGGVAEDLTWEIFRDTLIEQAEQGVDYFTIHAGVRLGYIPMAAKRVTGIVSRGGSIMAKWCLAHHQESFLYEKFDEITEIMKAYDIAYSLGDGLRPGSIADANDEAQFSELYTLGELTHRAWKSDVQVMIEGPGHVPMHKIKENMDKQLEVCGEAPFYTLGPLTTDIAPGYDHITSGIGAAMIGWYGTAMLCYVTPKEHLGLPDRDDVKVGVVTYKLAAHAADLAKGHPAAQARDNALSKARFEFRWRDQFNLSLDPDTAEEYHDQTLPAEGAKTAHFCSMCGPKFCSMQISQEVREFASKQNQGVEGFLATGPTGAETAAASKAAALKGMEEMSRVFKETGSELYMGAGGREHD; from the coding sequence ATGGCCGACATCCCCGCCCGCACCGAACTGAAAGTCACCACCGGCCCAATCCGTGGCAGCCGCAAGGTGCATGTCGGCCCGCTCAACGTCGCGATGCGTGAGATCGACCTCGAACCCTCTTCGGGCGAGCCGCCCTTACGCGTCTACGACCCCAGCGGCCCCTATACCGACACCAACGCCCGCATCGACATCATGGCCGGCCTGCCCGAACTGCGCCGCGACTGGATCCGCGCACGCGGCGATGTCGAGGAAGTCGCCCAGCGCGAACTCCGCCCCGAGGATAACGGCCAGCTCGGCCCCGACCGTAGCGGTGGCGTCCAGCCCTTCCCCCGCGTCCGCAAGACCGTGCTGCGCGCCAAGCCCGGTGCCAATGTCAGCCAGATGTATTACGCCCGTCGCGGCATCATCACGCCCGAGATGGAATATGTCGCCACCCGCGAAAATCTGGGTCGCGAGCGTCTGTCCTCCTACATCCGCGACGGCGAGTCCTTCGGCGCCAGCATCCCCGATTACGTCACCCCGGAATTCGTCCGCGACGAGGTCGCCCGTGGCCGCGCGATCATCCCTAACAACATCAACCACCCCGAATCCGAGCCGATGGCGATTGGCCGCAACTTCCTGGTCAAGATCAACGCCAATATCGGCAACTCCGCCGTCGCCAGCGACGTGGCGAGCGAAGTCGACAAGCTCGTCTGGTCGATCCGCTGGGGCGCGGACACCGTCATGGACCTGTCCACCGGCCGCAACATCCACGACACCCGCGAATGGATCCTGCGCAACTCGCCGGTCCCGATCGGCACTGTGCCCATCTATCAGGCGCTGGAGAAGGTCGGCGGCGTCGCCGAAGACCTCACCTGGGAAATCTTCCGCGACACGCTGATCGAACAGGCCGAACAGGGCGTCGATTACTTCACCATCCACGCCGGCGTGCGCCTGGGCTACATCCCGATGGCGGCCAAGCGCGTCACCGGCATCGTCTCGCGCGGCGGCAGCATCATGGCCAAATGGTGCCTCGCCCACCATCAGGAAAGCTTCCTCTACGAGAAGTTCGACGAGATCACCGAGATCATGAAGGCGTATGACATCGCCTACAGCCTCGGCGACGGCCTGCGCCCCGGCAGCATCGCCGATGCGAATGACGAGGCACAGTTCAGCGAGCTCTACACGCTCGGCGAACTCACCCACCGCGCGTGGAAGAGCGACGTTCAGGTCATGATCGAAGGGCCCGGCCACGTGCCGATGCACAAGATCAAGGAGAATATGGACAAGCAGCTGGAGGTATGCGGCGAAGCCCCCTTCTACACGCTCGGACCGCTCACCACCGATATCGCGCCCGGATACGACCATATCACCAGCGGCATCGGCGCCGCGATGATCGGTTGGTACGGCACCGCGATGCTCTGCTACGTCACGCCCAAGGAGCATCTGGGCCTCCCCGACCGCGACGACGTGAAGGTCGGCGTCGTCACCTACAAACTCGCCGCCCACGCCGCCGACTTGGCGAAAGGCCACCCCGCCGCGCAAGCCCGCGACAACGCCCTGTCAAAGGCCCGCTTCGAATTCCGCTGGCGCGACCAGTTCAACCTGTCGCTCGACCCCGACACGGCCGAGGAATATCACGACCAGACGTTGCCAGCGGAGGGCGCCAAGACCGCCCATTTCTGCTCGATGTGCGGCCCAAAATTCTGCTCGATGCAGATCAGCCAGGAAGTCCGCGAATTCGCCTCAAAGCAAAACCAGGGCGTCGAAGGCTTCCTCGCCACCGGCCCCACCGGCGCTGAAACCGCAGCCGCCAGCAAGGCCGCCGCGCTTAAGGGCATGGAGGAGATGAGCCGGGTGTTCAAGGAGACGGGGAGCGAGTTGTATATGGGGGCTGGGGGTAGGGAGCATGATTGA
- a CDS encoding MipA/OmpV family protein, translating to MRLAFALLAATAFTAPAFAQDAPPAESVNPSGAAAEPTDATPEQAAAAQEGAARLSIGAGAAWLPDYEGSDDKRFTPLPAANGTIAGMSFTVLGNRASLDVIPDIAGPGWNFQLGPTAVINFNRTNRDAIEDPRVRALGEIDTAVEVGGYIGIGKTGLITSDYDTLSLSLSYRHDVTKIHKSGIFTPSVNYTTPLSTKALVGFFASAEIVEDRYARTYFGVTPTGSVASGLPVFTPKGGQKNISYGGLFTYALTGDLTKGLALVTGFNYSKLLGDFADSPLVSIAGTRHQWTVGAGLALTF from the coding sequence ATGCGTCTCGCTTTTGCCCTCCTCGCCGCTACTGCGTTCACCGCTCCCGCTTTCGCGCAGGACGCGCCGCCAGCTGAATCGGTGAACCCGTCCGGCGCGGCGGCCGAGCCGACCGACGCCACCCCGGAACAGGCGGCGGCGGCACAGGAGGGCGCGGCGCGCCTCAGCATCGGCGCTGGCGCGGCGTGGCTTCCCGATTATGAGGGCTCGGACGACAAGCGCTTCACCCCGCTGCCCGCCGCCAACGGCACGATTGCGGGAATGAGCTTCACCGTGCTCGGCAACCGCGCCAGCCTCGACGTGATCCCCGACATCGCCGGACCCGGCTGGAACTTCCAGCTCGGTCCGACCGCCGTCATCAACTTCAACCGCACCAACCGCGACGCGATCGAGGATCCGCGCGTCCGCGCACTGGGTGAGATCGACACGGCGGTCGAGGTCGGCGGCTATATCGGCATCGGCAAGACCGGCCTCATCACCAGCGATTACGACACGCTGTCGCTCAGCCTGTCCTACCGCCACGACGTGACCAAGATCCACAAGAGCGGCATTTTCACCCCCTCGGTGAACTACACGACGCCGCTCAGCACCAAGGCGCTGGTCGGCTTCTTCGCGTCGGCCGAGATCGTCGAGGATCGCTATGCCCGCACCTATTTCGGCGTGACGCCAACGGGCAGCGTCGCCAGCGGCCTGCCGGTGTTCACGCCAAAGGGCGGGCAGAAGAATATCAGCTATGGCGGCCTGTTCACCTATGCGCTGACCGGTGACCTGACCAAGGGCTTGGCGCTGGTCACCGGCTTCAACTACAGCAAGCTGCTCGGCGATTTCGCGGACTCGCCGCTGGTCAGCATCGCGGGCACGCGGCACCAGTGGACCGTGGGCGCAGGGCTGGCGCTGACGTTCTGA
- a CDS encoding DUF2141 domain-containing protein, producing the protein MLLPATSPVATLELDVQKLRSTRGVLRICLTARPESFPDCKDDPRAVSRSVPASQPQVRIEGLATGNYAAAIIHDENGNKKLDTLMGIPREGFGFSRNPAIGFGPPKFAAARFPLDDAAKPQRVRMRYLL; encoded by the coding sequence TTGCTGCTCCCCGCAACGTCGCCGGTGGCGACGCTTGAACTCGACGTTCAGAAGCTGCGTTCGACCAGGGGCGTGCTGCGCATCTGCCTGACCGCGCGGCCCGAAAGCTTTCCCGATTGCAAGGACGATCCGCGCGCCGTTTCGCGCAGCGTTCCCGCCAGCCAGCCGCAGGTGCGGATCGAGGGGCTGGCGACCGGCAATTACGCCGCCGCGATCATCCATGACGAGAATGGCAACAAAAAGCTCGACACGCTGATGGGCATTCCGCGCGAAGGTTTCGGCTTCAGCCGCAACCCGGCGATCGGTTTCGGCCCCCCCAAATTCGCCGCCGCGCGCTTTCCGCTCGATGATGCCGCAAAGCCACAACGAGTGCGGATGCGGTATCTGCTCTAG
- a CDS encoding sterol desaturase family protein, whose protein sequence is MAGLTLAILLSALAMTLIVGVRYLIVSGAFAWATRVRHPGLYRGLDAQMRREVVWSLASAAIYGIPAGVVAWGWQSRGWTQVYTDVSAYPLWYLPLSILLYLFAHDTWFYWTHRWMHRPRPFRIAHAVHHASRPPTAWAAMSFHPIEAITGAVAIPALVFAIPIHVGALGFVLATMTVMGVTNHMGWEIFPRFMWRGPLGAWLITASHHQRHHEQYGCNYGLYFRFWDRLCGTDRGVGDFAKTHARAGIGRVAAPRNVAGGDA, encoded by the coding sequence ATGGCTGGACTGACCCTCGCCATCCTCCTCTCCGCACTCGCGATGACCCTCATCGTTGGCGTGCGCTATCTCATCGTCTCGGGCGCGTTCGCCTGGGCAACACGCGTCCGCCACCCCGGCCTGTACCGCGGCCTCGACGCCCAGATGCGGCGCGAAGTCGTGTGGAGCCTCGCCAGCGCCGCGATCTATGGCATCCCCGCCGGGGTCGTCGCCTGGGGGTGGCAGAGTCGCGGCTGGACGCAGGTTTACACTGATGTCTCTGCATACCCGCTCTGGTATTTGCCGCTCTCGATCCTTCTCTATCTCTTCGCCCACGACACATGGTTCTACTGGACGCACCGCTGGATGCACCGGCCCCGGCCGTTTCGCATCGCCCACGCCGTTCATCATGCCAGCCGCCCGCCAACCGCCTGGGCCGCGATGAGCTTTCATCCGATCGAGGCGATCACCGGCGCTGTGGCAATTCCGGCACTGGTCTTTGCGATTCCGATCCATGTCGGCGCATTGGGCTTTGTCCTCGCCACCATGACCGTTATGGGAGTGACCAATCACATGGGGTGGGAGATTTTCCCCCGGTTCATGTGGCGGGGGCCATTGGGGGCATGGCTCATCACCGCGAGTCATCATCAGCGCCACCATGAGCAATATGGGTGCAATTATGGGCTCTATTTTCGCTTCTGGGATCGCCTGTGCGGCACGGACCGCGGGGTTGGAGACTTTGCCAAAACGCATGCTCGCGCTGGGATTGGCCGCGTTGCTGCTCCCCGCAACGTCGCCGGTGGCGACGCTTGA
- a CDS encoding type II toxin-antitoxin system RelE/ParE family toxin, producing MFTLRLRAGAVADLRSILEYGSVNYGEEVAIAYVEAIDKTMERLREYPEIGETRPDFGKGLRSLPCREHRIYYRLAEQHISVVRVLHKAMDAKRWLD from the coding sequence ATGTTCACGCTCCGCCTGCGTGCGGGCGCGGTCGCCGACCTCCGAAGCATCCTCGAATATGGTAGCGTCAACTACGGCGAGGAGGTCGCAATCGCTTATGTAGAGGCGATCGACAAGACAATGGAGCGGCTGCGTGAATATCCGGAAATTGGCGAAACCCGCCCGGACTTCGGCAAAGGGCTGCGAAGCCTGCCCTGCCGCGAGCATCGAATATATTATCGTCTTGCTGAGCAGCATATCTCGGTCGTGAGAGTGCTTCACAAGGCTATGGACGCCAAACGATGGCTGGACTGA
- a CDS encoding type II toxin-antitoxin system ParD family antitoxin gives MAQMNVSLPDGLKAWAESRVAESRYSSTSDYVRDLIRRDQENEKWRALHAAIEEGLANPETNTTVQDIISEFRAR, from the coding sequence ATGGCACAGATGAACGTTTCCCTCCCCGACGGACTCAAGGCATGGGCCGAGTCCCGCGTTGCCGAGAGCCGTTACAGCAGCACCAGCGACTATGTCCGCGACCTGATCCGTCGCGATCAGGAAAACGAGAAATGGCGCGCGCTCCATGCGGCGATCGAAGAGGGTCTGGCGAATCCGGAAACGAACACCACTGTGCAGGATATCATCTCTGAATTTCGCGCACGCTGA
- a CDS encoding DUF2585 domain-containing protein: protein MIRPQLRITRPALFAALALVAVAALILLAMQRPPMCPCGSVKLWHGVVNSSENSQHLADWYSFSHIIHGFLFYAAAHFALRSHARNWALPLAVVIEGAWELLENSPIIIDRYREATMAFGYSGDSIVNSVADIGWMAAGFWLAMRLPVAVTAVLAVAFELMTLLLIRDNLTLNVLMLVWPVDAIRTWQAAGGLL, encoded by the coding sequence ATGATTCGCCCCCAACTCCGTATCACCCGTCCTGCGTTGTTCGCGGCACTCGCACTGGTCGCCGTCGCCGCGCTGATCCTGCTGGCAATGCAGCGCCCGCCAATGTGCCCGTGCGGCAGCGTCAAATTGTGGCATGGCGTGGTCAATTCCAGCGAGAACAGCCAGCATCTCGCCGACTGGTACAGCTTCAGTCACATCATCCACGGCTTCCTGTTCTACGCCGCCGCGCATTTCGCGTTGCGCAGTCACGCGCGAAACTGGGCGCTGCCGCTGGCGGTGGTAATCGAGGGGGCATGGGAGCTGCTCGAAAATTCCCCGATCATCATCGACCGCTATCGTGAAGCGACGATGGCGTTCGGCTATTCGGGCGACAGCATCGTCAATTCGGTCGCCGATATCGGCTGGATGGCGGCGGGTTTCTGGCTGGCGATGCGACTGCCGGTCGCGGTGACGGCGGTCCTTGCGGTCGCATTTGAACTGATGACGCTGCTGCTGATCCGCGACAATCTCACGCTCAACGTGCTGATGCTGGTGTGGCCGGTCGATGCGATCCGCACATGGCAGGCGGCGGGCGGGCTGCTCTGA
- a CDS encoding HWE histidine kinase domain-containing protein, translating into MNPVSSPERLAALAAYQILDTPAEADFDGIVRIASYICATPIALVSLVEQDRQWFKARVGIDACETSINQSVCAHGLSRTDPLIIPDLTLDPRTASNTLVTDEPNIRFYAGAPLVTPSGQVIGMLCVIDTVPRPAGLTTDQAEMLVALAAQVVGQLELRRHLRQLEAHEQRLRMAQEAGRVGSFEVDVDTGELLVSPMFCELFGLPVQASFAASDIEMLVLPEDRMIHSNDDTRRTGTAQPAVEYRIKRASDGQLRWISRAARFLHDDDGRPVRMLGTVRDVTTRWLMNAEMAHRLKNTLSLVQAIARMTFGTLSDRGPIEQFDQRLRALSGAHDVLLAQQVEGATLEQIANKVFDTLGVRHVADFDGPSVRLGPNTATMVSLLVHELVTNAMKYGAMSALGGRIAMQWRFEGDDLALDWIERGGPPAEQPTRKGFGSNLIRRGLTGGGGVETDYLPEGLTVRMRARAAAMAD; encoded by the coding sequence TTGAACCCGGTTTCGTCGCCCGAGCGCCTTGCCGCGCTCGCGGCATATCAGATCCTCGATACCCCGGCAGAGGCCGATTTTGACGGGATCGTTCGGATCGCCTCGTATATCTGCGCCACACCGATCGCGCTGGTCAGCCTGGTCGAACAGGACCGGCAATGGTTCAAGGCGCGGGTGGGGATCGACGCGTGCGAGACGTCGATCAACCAATCGGTCTGTGCGCATGGGCTGTCGCGAACCGACCCGCTGATCATCCCCGACCTGACGCTTGATCCGCGTACCGCCAGCAATACGCTGGTAACGGATGAGCCAAACATCCGGTTTTACGCGGGTGCACCACTGGTGACTCCCTCGGGGCAGGTTATCGGGATGCTCTGCGTCATCGACACGGTCCCGCGCCCCGCCGGTCTGACGACGGACCAGGCGGAGATGCTCGTCGCACTGGCCGCGCAGGTTGTCGGCCAGCTCGAATTGCGCCGCCATTTGCGCCAGCTCGAGGCACATGAACAGCGTCTGCGCATGGCCCAGGAAGCCGGGCGCGTTGGCAGCTTCGAAGTCGATGTCGATACCGGCGAGTTGCTGGTCTCACCGATGTTCTGCGAGCTGTTCGGACTGCCGGTTCAGGCGAGTTTTGCCGCGTCAGACATCGAAATGCTGGTCCTGCCCGAAGACCGCATGATTCACTCGAACGACGACACGCGTCGCACCGGCACCGCGCAACCGGCGGTCGAATATCGCATCAAACGCGCCAGCGACGGCCAACTGCGCTGGATCAGCCGCGCGGCGCGCTTCCTGCACGATGACGACGGACGCCCGGTTCGCATGCTCGGCACCGTCCGCGACGTCACCACGCGCTGGCTTATGAACGCGGAGATGGCGCACCGGCTGAAGAACACGCTGTCACTGGTTCAGGCGATCGCGCGCATGACCTTTGGCACCTTGTCCGATCGCGGTCCGATTGAGCAGTTCGACCAACGCCTGCGCGCATTGTCCGGTGCGCACGATGTGCTGCTGGCCCAGCAGGTTGAGGGTGCGACGCTCGAGCAGATCGCGAACAAGGTGTTCGACACGCTTGGCGTGCGCCACGTTGCCGATTTCGACGGCCCGTCGGTGCGGTTGGGGCCGAACACGGCGACCATGGTGTCGTTGCTGGTCCATGAACTCGTCACCAACGCGATGAAATATGGCGCGATGTCGGCGCTGGGCGGGCGCATCGCAATGCAGTGGCGGTTCGAAGGCGATGATCTCGCGCTGGACTGGATCGAACGCGGCGGACCACCGGCCGAGCAACCAACGCGCAAGGGCTTTGGCTCCAACCTCATCCGGCGCGGCTTGACCGGCGGTGGTGGGGTCGAAACCGACTATTTACCGGAAGGGCTGACCGTGAGGATGCGTGCCCGCGCCGCCGCGATGGCGGACTAG
- the crtY gene encoding lycopene beta-cyclase CrtY, whose amino-acid sequence MPAIIHCDVAIVGGGLAGGLIALALRKKRPDLDVRIVEGGPVLGGNHLWSFFASDVAASDRWLVAPLISYGWTSYDVAFPDHARTLTAPYYSIESERFNAVVRAAMPEGAVMTRRKVLGASAKAVVLADGDRVEAGGVIDCRGAGDLKKLDLGWQKFLGREVALAEPHAVQRPIIMDATVTQHDGYRFVYALPFAATRLFVEDTYYSDTPDIDRAALSARIDAWMQAHDIAVEAVTREEAGSLPVVMGGDFEEYWRSGGNRVAKGGVRAGLFHPLTSYSLPDAVRLASMIAGASDLSGAGLHELTQGYARRQWKRRGFYRMLSAMLFRAAEPAERYRILERFYRLDAGLIARFYAGQSSLLDRARILTGKPPVPVGRAINAIRGKAG is encoded by the coding sequence ATGCCGGCCATCATCCATTGCGACGTCGCCATTGTCGGTGGCGGGCTTGCGGGCGGATTGATCGCGCTCGCGCTCAGGAAGAAGCGCCCCGATCTCGATGTGCGGATCGTCGAGGGCGGGCCGGTGCTGGGCGGCAATCATTTGTGGTCGTTCTTTGCCAGCGATGTGGCGGCGAGCGACCGCTGGCTGGTCGCGCCGCTGATCTCCTATGGCTGGACCAGCTATGACGTCGCCTTTCCCGATCATGCCCGCACGCTGACGGCGCCCTATTATTCGATCGAGTCCGAGCGGTTCAACGCGGTGGTGCGCGCGGCGATGCCGGAGGGCGCGGTGATGACACGGCGCAAGGTTCTGGGGGCCAGCGCGAAAGCCGTCGTGCTGGCCGATGGCGACCGGGTCGAGGCGGGGGGCGTGATCGATTGCCGGGGGGCGGGGGACCTGAAGAAACTCGATCTGGGCTGGCAGAAGTTTCTGGGCCGCGAAGTTGCGCTGGCCGAGCCGCATGCGGTGCAGCGCCCGATCATCATGGATGCGACGGTGACGCAGCATGACGGCTATCGCTTCGTCTATGCGCTGCCGTTCGCGGCGACCCGGCTGTTCGTCGAGGATACTTATTACAGCGACACGCCCGACATCGACCGCGCGGCGCTGAGCGCGCGGATCGACGCCTGGATGCAGGCGCACGACATCGCGGTCGAGGCAGTGACGCGCGAGGAGGCAGGGTCGCTGCCCGTGGTGATGGGCGGCGATTTCGAGGAATATTGGCGCAGCGGCGGCAACCGCGTGGCCAAGGGCGGGGTGCGTGCGGGGCTGTTTCATCCGCTGACCAGTTACTCGCTGCCCGATGCGGTGCGGCTGGCGAGCATGATCGCGGGAGCGAGCGACCTGTCGGGCGCGGGGCTGCATGAGCTGACCCAAGGCTATGCGCGGCGACAGTGGAAGCGGCGCGGCTTCTATCGCATGCTCTCGGCGATGCTGTTCCGGGCGGCAGAACCGGCGGAACGTTACCGCATTCTCGAACGCTTCTATCGGCTGGACGCGGGGTTGATCGCACGTTTTTATGCCGGGCAATCGAGCCTGTTGGACCGGGCGCGCATCCTGACCGGCAAGCCACCCGTACCTGTCGGACGGGCAATCAACGCAATCAGAGGAAAAGCGGGATGA
- a CDS encoding phytoene desaturase, whose product MEPVGPGAHPDRQATRTCRTGNQRNQRKSGMKRAVVIGAGFGGLALAIRLQSAGVDTTIVEARDKPGGRAYYWEKDGFTFDAGPTVITAPEALEELWALSGHRMADDVTLAPISPFYRLNWPDGTNFDYTNDDALLTSEIAKLDPGDIAGYRRFLEYSAGVYHEGYEKLGTVAFLDFTSMIKAAPALAKYQAWRSVYSMVSTFVKNEKLREALSFHTLLVGGNPMTTSAIYALIHKLERDGGVWFAMGGTNRLIAGLVRQFERLGGVLKLDDPVAEIETLGERATAVVTKSGARYEADMVASNADIVHSYRDLLKGSRSAQRTATKLEKKRYSPSLFVVHFGVKGSWPGIPHHMILFGPRYKGLLSDIYDTGVLSEDFSLYLHHPTVTDPSMAPEGCSTFYALCPVPHMGKFPVDWTEIAPILEKRILDEVGRRLIPDIHDRIVTKFSYAPNDFQNDLAAHLGSAFSLEPILTQSAYFRAHNRDDSIANMYFVGAGTHPGAGIPGVVGSAKATAALMLEQGE is encoded by the coding sequence ATCGAGCCTGTTGGACCGGGCGCGCATCCTGACCGGCAAGCCACCCGTACCTGTCGGACGGGCAATCAACGCAATCAGAGGAAAAGCGGGATGAAGCGGGCAGTCGTTATCGGCGCAGGGTTCGGCGGACTGGCGCTGGCCATCCGCCTGCAATCGGCGGGCGTGGACACGACCATCGTCGAGGCGCGCGACAAGCCCGGCGGGCGCGCCTATTATTGGGAGAAGGATGGGTTCACCTTCGACGCAGGCCCCACCGTCATCACCGCACCCGAAGCGCTGGAGGAATTATGGGCGCTGTCCGGCCACCGCATGGCCGACGACGTCACGCTGGCGCCGATCAGTCCGTTCTATCGGCTAAACTGGCCCGACGGGACCAATTTCGACTACACCAATGACGATGCGCTGCTGACGAGCGAGATCGCCAAGCTCGATCCGGGCGACATCGCCGGATATCGCCGGTTCCTGGAATATTCGGCGGGGGTGTATCACGAGGGGTATGAGAAGCTGGGGACGGTCGCGTTCCTCGACTTCACGTCGATGATCAAGGCGGCCCCGGCGCTGGCAAAATACCAGGCGTGGCGCAGCGTATATTCGATGGTCTCGACCTTTGTGAAGAACGAGAAATTGCGTGAGGCTTTGTCGTTCCACACCTTGCTCGTCGGCGGTAATCCGATGACGACCAGTGCGATTTATGCGCTGATCCACAAGCTGGAGCGCGATGGCGGCGTGTGGTTCGCGATGGGCGGCACCAACCGGCTGATCGCGGGGCTGGTGCGCCAGTTCGAGCGGCTGGGTGGGGTGCTGAAGCTGGACGATCCGGTCGCGGAGATCGAGACGCTGGGCGAGCGTGCGACGGCGGTCGTGACGAAGTCCGGTGCGCGCTATGAAGCGGATATGGTCGCCAGCAATGCCGATATCGTCCACAGTTATCGTGACTTGCTCAAAGGCTCACGCAGTGCGCAACGGACCGCGACGAAGCTTGAGAAGAAGCGCTACTCCCCATCGCTGTTCGTCGTGCATTTCGGGGTGAAGGGCAGCTGGCCTGGCATTCCGCACCACATGATCCTGTTCGGGCCGCGCTACAAAGGGCTGCTGTCGGACATTTACGACACCGGCGTGCTGAGCGAGGATTTCTCGCTGTATCTGCATCACCCGACCGTCACCGATCCGTCGATGGCGCCGGAGGGTTGCTCGACCTTTTATGCGCTGTGCCCGGTGCCGCACATGGGCAAGTTCCCGGTCGACTGGACCGAGATCGCGCCGATCCTGGAAAAGCGCATCCTCGACGAAGTCGGGCGGCGCCTGATCCCCGACATCCACGACCGGATCGTCACCAAATTCAGCTATGCCCCGAACGATTTCCAGAACGACCTCGCCGCGCATCTGGGCAGCGCGTTCAGCCTGGAGCCGATCTTGACGCAAAGCGCCTATTTCCGCGCGCACAACCGCGACGATTCGATTGCCAACATGTATTTCGTGGGCGCGGGCACGCATCCGGGCGCGGGGATTCCCGGCGTGGTCGGCAGCGCCAAGGCGACGGCGGCGCTGATGCTGGAGCAGGGGGAGTGA
- a CDS encoding T6SS immunity protein Tdi1 domain-containing protein gives MTSAALVEAIREGWGWKGIEPDAVTAISPFGHLIVRDAKKAFWYLDPELRTLEQVATDEAGLFTHMREPDVREVWEARALVDAAHARLGDPATGRCYTLNTLALLRGDYGHDNLCTMPVEELILFTGDFERQTHELPEGAQVQLKVVE, from the coding sequence GTGACCAGCGCGGCGTTGGTGGAAGCTATTCGTGAAGGCTGGGGCTGGAAGGGCATTGAACCTGATGCGGTGACGGCGATCAGCCCGTTCGGCCATCTCATCGTTCGCGATGCCAAGAAGGCTTTCTGGTATCTCGACCCCGAGTTGCGGACGCTGGAACAGGTCGCCACCGATGAGGCGGGCCTGTTCACGCACATGCGCGAGCCCGATGTTCGTGAAGTCTGGGAAGCCCGGGCGTTGGTCGATGCGGCGCATGCGCGGCTCGGCGATCCGGCAACTGGGCGATGCTATACGCTCAACACGTTGGCGCTGCTAAGGGGCGACTATGGCCATGACAATCTTTGCACGATGCCAGTCGAAGAACTGATCCTGTTCACAGGCGATTTCGAACGGCAAACTCATGAATTGCCCGAGGGCGCGCAGGTGCAATTGAAAGTGGTAGAATGA
- a CDS encoding TIGR00730 family Rossman fold protein: protein MKRLAIYCGSASPSDPAYVENARFVGRTLAERGIGVVYGGGRLGLMGAIADSALEAGGEVIGVIPQALVDAEVAHRGCTELHIVRTMHERKQAFTDLSDGFVTLPGGTGTMDELWEAMSWAQIGYHAKPVGLLNVAGYYDGLIEFVAKMGEVGFLRPQHQSILLIDDRLEGLLAKMAAHVPTTTIGQIGSKDL from the coding sequence ATGAAACGCCTTGCCATCTATTGCGGGTCCGCGAGCCCGTCCGACCCGGCCTATGTCGAGAATGCCCGCTTCGTCGGTCGCACGCTGGCGGAACGTGGCATCGGTGTCGTTTATGGCGGTGGACGGCTGGGGCTGATGGGCGCGATCGCGGACTCCGCGCTGGAAGCGGGGGGCGAGGTCATCGGGGTGATCCCACAGGCGCTGGTCGATGCCGAAGTCGCGCATCGTGGCTGTACCGAATTGCACATCGTGCGCACGATGCATGAGCGTAAACAGGCGTTCACCGACCTGTCCGATGGCTTCGTCACCCTGCCCGGCGGGACCGGCACGATGGACGAATTGTGGGAGGCGATGAGCTGGGCGCAGATCGGCTATCACGCCAAACCGGTCGGGCTGCTCAATGTCGCCGGCTATTATGACGGGTTGATCGAATTCGTGGCGAAGATGGGTGAGGTCGGGTTTCTGCGGCCGCAGCATCAGTCGATCCTGCTGATCGATGACCGGCTGGAGGGGCTGCTGGCGAAAATGGCTGCGCATGTTCCGACCACGACCATCGGCCAGATCGGCAGCAAGGACCTGTGA